From the genome of Blautia pseudococcoides, one region includes:
- a CDS encoding toxic anion resistance protein, which yields MSDEFKDFTVTPTLTFDAPKEEAPVVEIKKEEPVEPQLDESVLSDAERKMVDDFSRQIDIRNSAAILQYGAGTQKKMADFSEEALEKVKTKDLGEVGDLLGDVVTQLKSFDAAEEEKGLRGFFKRGSNRIEAMKTKYARAETNIGKIVQTLEQHQIQLMKDAATMDKMYALNLNYFKELSMYILAGKKKLREVRNTDLPQLMDKAQRSGLPEDAQAAKDLDSMCQRFEKKIHDLELTRMISIQTAPQIRLVQGNDTLMAEKIQSTLVNTIPLWKSQMVLALGVAHSSEAARAQRQVTDMTNALLQKNAETLKMATIDAAKESERGIVDIETLKHTNESLISTFDEIMNIQKEGHQKRMEAEVEMNRLEGELKQKLLEINR from the coding sequence ATGAGTGACGAATTCAAGGATTTTACAGTAACACCTACACTGACGTTTGATGCGCCAAAGGAGGAGGCGCCGGTTGTGGAAATAAAAAAAGAGGAGCCGGTGGAACCCCAGCTTGACGAGAGCGTGCTCTCCGATGCGGAGCGGAAAATGGTGGATGATTTTTCGAGACAGATTGATATCCGCAATTCTGCAGCTATTCTGCAGTATGGGGCAGGTACCCAGAAAAAGATGGCGGATTTCTCAGAGGAGGCTCTGGAAAAAGTAAAGACAAAGGACCTGGGCGAAGTGGGAGACCTTCTTGGCGATGTGGTGACACAGCTCAAAAGCTTTGACGCTGCCGAGGAGGAAAAAGGCCTGCGCGGTTTCTTCAAACGTGGTTCCAACAGAATAGAAGCCATGAAGACCAAATATGCCAGGGCTGAAACCAATATAGGAAAGATCGTACAGACCTTGGAGCAGCACCAGATTCAGCTTATGAAGGATGCTGCCACCATGGACAAGATGTATGCCCTGAACCTGAACTATTTCAAAGAACTTTCCATGTACATTCTGGCAGGAAAGAAGAAGCTCCGGGAAGTGAGAAACACAGACCTTCCCCAGCTTATGGACAAAGCCCAGAGAAGCGGCCTTCCGGAGGATGCCCAGGCAGCCAAGGATTTGGATTCCATGTGCCAGAGATTTGAAAAGAAGATCCATGATCTGGAACTCACCCGCATGATCTCCATTCAGACAGCCCCCCAGATCCGTCTGGTCCAGGGCAATGACACCCTGATGGCAGAGAAGATCCAGTCCACCCTGGTAAATACCATTCCCCTGTGGAAAAGCCAGATGGTCCTGGCTCTGGGTGTGGCTCATTCCTCTGAAGCTGCAAGGGCACAGAGGCAGGTGACAGACATGACAAATGCCCTGCTCCAGAAAAATGCGGAGACACTGAAGATGGCTACCATCGATGCTGCAAAAGAATCCGAGAGAGGCATTGTGGATATCGAGACTCTGAAACATACAAACGAGTCACTGATCAGCACATTTGATGAGATTATGAACATCCAGAAAGAGGGACACCAGAAGCGTATGGAAGCGGAGGTGGAGATGAACCGTCTGGAAGGGGAACTGAAACAGAAACTTTTAGAGATCAACCGGTAA
- a CDS encoding 5-bromo-4-chloroindolyl phosphate hydrolysis family protein has protein sequence MANNDWNNLGRDIKDIVQDALDTGNFNRLNRDLGATLEDALSNVANSVKDAAKSGMDQAKNGMDQGPGYKGPGRYGRSYGGPGTRKTCAGSSSWNDRSYSQDGAQTRPRYHYPETKRVKEAREKFALYINTSGPRAMGILFTTLGFALLAMFGVTLTVLGICSLFIGSLAEKMGIFVSVFGPAIGISGIMGICGNKLRKKVNRFRSYIHTLNGRTYAEISELAKGVRKPEKFVRRDLKRMIKKYMFLEGHLDDSGTCLITSDESYKQYLETKKQAEIQQKTKEQEIKKEEETAGDKDLSKETREVIEEGNAYMEQIRKSNDAIPGVEISNKMYHLENVIRRIFKRVEQHPELIDDLHKFMDYYLPTTVKLLQAYEELDKQDVEGDNIKTAKKEIENTLDTINQAFENLLDSFFRDTAWDVSTDISVLKTMLAQEGLTGGKDFQQDK, from the coding sequence ATGGCAAATAATGATTGGAATAATCTGGGCAGAGATATTAAGGATATCGTACAGGATGCCCTGGACACAGGAAATTTTAACCGGTTGAACCGGGACTTGGGCGCTACGCTGGAAGACGCCCTTAGTAATGTGGCCAACAGCGTGAAAGATGCGGCAAAAAGCGGCATGGACCAGGCCAAGAACGGTATGGATCAGGGGCCGGGCTATAAAGGCCCCGGGCGATACGGCAGGTCTTATGGAGGACCCGGCACCCGCAAAACTTGCGCGGGCAGCTCCTCATGGAATGACAGGAGCTATTCCCAGGACGGGGCGCAGACAAGGCCGAGGTATCACTATCCAGAGACAAAACGTGTGAAGGAAGCAAGAGAAAAGTTTGCCCTCTATATAAATACCAGCGGACCAAGAGCCATGGGTATATTATTTACCACACTGGGCTTTGCGCTGCTGGCTATGTTTGGCGTTACGCTGACTGTGCTGGGAATCTGCTCGCTGTTCATAGGTTCTCTGGCTGAGAAAATGGGGATATTTGTCTCTGTGTTTGGTCCCGCAATAGGGATCAGCGGTATCATGGGAATCTGTGGGAACAAGCTGAGAAAAAAAGTGAACCGTTTCCGCTCCTACATACACACCCTGAACGGCAGGACGTATGCGGAAATTTCAGAGCTGGCAAAGGGCGTCAGAAAACCGGAGAAATTTGTCCGCCGGGATTTAAAGCGGATGATCAAGAAATATATGTTTCTGGAAGGCCATCTGGATGATTCGGGTACCTGTCTGATCACCAGTGACGAATCTTACAAACAATATTTGGAGACAAAGAAACAGGCGGAGATCCAGCAGAAGACAAAAGAGCAGGAAATCAAAAAAGAAGAGGAAACAGCGGGAGATAAGGATTTATCCAAGGAAACCCGTGAGGTTATAGAGGAAGGCAATGCCTACATGGAACAGATACGGAAGAGCAACGACGCGATTCCGGGCGTGGAGATATCCAACAAAATGTATCATCTGGAAAATGTGATCCGCCGGATCTTCAAACGTGTGGAACAGCATCCGGAGCTGATTGACGATCTGCACAAATTTATGGATTATTATCTGCCCACCACAGTGAAGCTTCTGCAGGCCTATGAAGAGCTGGACAAACAGGACGTGGAAGGCGATAATATTAAAACCGCAAAGAAAGAAATTGAAAATACACTGGATACGATCAATCAGGCATTTGAAAACCTTCTGGACAGCTTTTTCAGGGATACAGCCTGGGATGTATCCACGGATATATCTGTTTTGAAGACCATGCTGGCACAGGAAGGCCTTACCGGCGGTAAAGATTTTCAACAGGATAAGTGA
- a CDS encoding branched-chain amino acid aminotransferase, whose product MEKKNIDWSNLGFTYMKTDYRYVSNYKDGAWDEGAMITDDTVAINECAGVLQYAQTVFEGLKAYTTEDGRIVTFRPDLNGERMENSARRLEMPVFSKERFIKAVIETVKANAAYVPPYGSGATLYIRPYMFGSNPVIGVKPADEYQFRVFTTPVGPYFKGGVKPLTIRVSDFDRAAPNGTGHIKAGLNYAMSLHAIVDAHSQGFDENMYLDPGTRTKVEETGGANFLFVTKDNTVVTPKSSSILPSITRRSLIYVAEHYLGLKVEEREVLLEEVKDFAECGLCGTAAVISPVGKIVDHGKEIVLPAGMEQMGPVTQKLYDTLTGIQMGRLEAPEGWIQVIE is encoded by the coding sequence ATGGAAAAGAAGAACATTGACTGGTCTAACCTCGGTTTTACATATATGAAAACCGACTACCGCTATGTTTCTAATTATAAGGACGGCGCCTGGGATGAGGGCGCAATGATAACGGACGACACCGTGGCGATCAACGAATGCGCAGGTGTCCTGCAGTATGCACAGACCGTTTTTGAGGGGCTTAAGGCTTACACCACAGAAGACGGCCGCATTGTCACCTTCCGCCCTGACTTAAACGGTGAGCGCATGGAAAATTCTGCCCGCCGCCTGGAAATGCCAGTGTTTTCAAAAGAACGCTTCATAAAAGCAGTTATTGAAACCGTAAAGGCAAATGCCGCCTATGTTCCTCCTTACGGCTCAGGAGCCACCCTGTATATCCGCCCCTATATGTTTGGGAGCAATCCGGTCATCGGTGTGAAGCCTGCCGATGAATACCAGTTCCGTGTATTCACCACTCCTGTAGGACCTTACTTCAAAGGCGGCGTAAAGCCTCTGACCATCCGTGTCAGCGATTTTGACCGGGCCGCGCCAAACGGCACCGGCCATATCAAAGCAGGCCTGAATTACGCCATGAGCCTTCACGCTATCGTGGATGCCCACAGCCAGGGCTTTGACGAGAATATGTATCTGGACCCAGGTACCAGAACAAAGGTGGAGGAGACCGGAGGTGCCAACTTCCTGTTTGTCACCAAAGACAACACTGTAGTCACTCCAAAATCCAGCAGCATTCTGCCCTCCATCACCAGACGTTCCCTGATCTATGTTGCTGAACATTATCTTGGACTGAAGGTTGAGGAAAGAGAAGTTCTCTTGGAAGAAGTCAAAGATTTCGCTGAATGCGGACTATGCGGTACGGCTGCCGTTATCTCTCCTGTGGGTAAGATCGTAGACCACGGCAAAGAGATCGTACTGCCGGCAGGCATGGAACAGATGGGTCCTGTAACCCAGAAGCTGTATGATACACTCACAGGCATCCAGATGGGAAGACTGGAAGCTCCTGAGGGTTGGATCCAGGTTATCGAATAA
- a CDS encoding dihydrofolate reductase yields MNIIVAVDKNWGIGKDNRLLVSIPADMKFFRTTTTGKVVVMGRKTLESFPGGQPLKNRTNIVLTRDVNYKVKGAVIVHSVDELMEELKKYDSEDVYVIGGDSVYSALLDHCDTAHVTKIDFAYEADTWFPNLDERKDWSVAGASEEQTYFDLEYQFVQYKRNKE; encoded by the coding sequence ATGAATATAATCGTAGCGGTAGATAAGAATTGGGGAATCGGCAAAGACAACCGTCTTCTTGTAAGTATTCCGGCTGACATGAAGTTTTTCCGCACAACCACCACAGGCAAAGTAGTGGTGATGGGGAGAAAGACGCTGGAGAGCTTTCCGGGGGGACAGCCCTTGAAAAACCGTACTAATATTGTCCTGACCAGGGATGTGAATTATAAGGTAAAAGGTGCTGTGATCGTGCACAGTGTGGACGAACTCATGGAGGAACTGAAAAAGTATGACAGTGAAGATGTTTATGTCATCGGAGGGGACAGCGTTTACAGCGCTCTGCTGGATCACTGTGATACGGCACATGTGACAAAGATTGATTTTGCCTATGAGGCAGATACCTGGTTTCCGAATCTGGACGAGAGAAAAGACTGGTCAGTGGCAGGGGCCAGTGAGGAGCAGACATATTTTGACTTGGAATACCAATTCGTGCAGTATAAAAGAAATAAAGAATAA
- the thyA gene encoding thymidylate synthase has translation MSQADHIFMDMCRDILENGTDTKGEKVRPKWEDTGESAYTIKRFGVVNRYDLRKEFPALTLRRTALKSCMDEILWIYQKKSNNIHELKSHIWDAWADENGSIGTCYGDVVGRKFIYKGEETDQMDYVLRQLKENPYSRRIMTNLYQFEYLNSGALDPCCYSMTYNVTKEPGEEKLILNGVLNQRSQDILAANNWNVCQYSILLMMVAQVNNMIPGELLHVIADAHIYDRHVPAIRELISRTPYEAPKVTLNPEIKDFYDFTTNDLIVEDYQAGPQIKNIPIAV, from the coding sequence ATGAGTCAGGCAGATCATATTTTTATGGATATGTGCCGTGATATCCTGGAAAACGGCACGGATACAAAGGGCGAGAAGGTCCGCCCAAAATGGGAGGATACCGGGGAAAGTGCCTACACCATCAAACGTTTTGGGGTGGTGAACCGGTATGATTTGAGAAAAGAATTTCCAGCCCTGACACTGCGCAGGACGGCTCTCAAAAGCTGCATGGATGAGATCCTCTGGATATACCAGAAAAAATCCAACAACATTCACGAACTGAAATCTCATATCTGGGATGCATGGGCGGATGAAAACGGCTCCATCGGAACCTGCTACGGAGATGTGGTGGGGAGAAAGTTCATCTATAAAGGGGAGGAGACCGACCAGATGGATTACGTTCTTCGGCAGTTGAAGGAGAATCCCTACAGCCGCAGGATCATGACAAACCTGTATCAGTTTGAATACCTGAACAGCGGCGCCCTGGACCCTTGCTGTTACAGTATGACTTACAATGTGACAAAGGAGCCGGGGGAGGAGAAGCTCATTTTAAATGGGGTTTTGAACCAGCGTTCCCAGGATATTCTGGCAGCAAATAACTGGAATGTATGCCAGTATTCCATCCTTCTTATGATGGTGGCTCAGGTCAATAACATGATTCCCGGAGAATTGCTGCATGTGATCGCGGATGCCCATATCTATGACCGTCACGTGCCGGCCATCAGGGAGCTGATCTCCAGGACACCGTATGAGGCGCCTAAGGTAACCCTGAATCCGGAGATAAAGGATTTTTATGATTTTACCACCAATGATTTAATTGTGGAGGATTATCAGGCTGGGCCGCAGATCAAAAATATACCTATAGCAGTCTGA
- a CDS encoding sodium-dependent transporter, giving the protein MSKQTQETGGAPKWSGSFGFIMAAAGSAVGMGNLWRFPMLVGESGGGAFVLVYLICIFLVGIPLIIAEISIGRAGGKDAFGSYKALNAKWGGVGILAVITSFIGLSYYAVLGGWVIRYIFVSVTGLPESSEAFFMSFTGNTGSQVIYYLVFMVITVAIVVMGIQKGIEKSCKIMMPLLIVCLIVIVIRSCTLPGAGEGIKFFLKPDFSKLTPGAFLSALGQVFFSLSLGTGATITYGAYLGKNQNIPKSAVSIAFFDTMVAMIAGFAILPAVFAFGFSPTSGPSLMFQTLPAVFDEMTGGKIFGVVFFVLVLFAAVSTSIAFLEVVVSFAVNTFKVSRAKASVISAVLITCLGIPCALSFGIWSDIKIAGKTFFDLGDYLVSNVSLPIGGILACIFIGWVWKSKNAEKEVTNEGKISFKLVSVWSVLIKFVLPVVIFIIFVTSNPWIIDLFQ; this is encoded by the coding sequence ATGAGTAAACAGACACAGGAAACAGGAGGGGCGCCCAAATGGTCGGGCAGCTTCGGATTTATTATGGCAGCAGCAGGGTCTGCTGTGGGAATGGGAAACTTGTGGCGTTTCCCAATGCTTGTGGGGGAGAGCGGAGGCGGTGCCTTTGTCCTGGTATACCTCATCTGCATTTTTCTGGTGGGCATTCCGCTGATCATCGCTGAGATCAGTATTGGCCGAGCAGGAGGAAAAGATGCCTTTGGAAGCTATAAGGCCCTGAACGCCAAATGGGGCGGCGTGGGTATACTGGCTGTGATCACAAGTTTTATCGGACTTTCTTATTATGCTGTTCTGGGCGGCTGGGTCATCCGGTATATTTTTGTTTCTGTGACAGGACTGCCGGAGAGCAGCGAAGCGTTTTTTATGTCATTCACAGGTAATACAGGAAGCCAGGTTATCTATTATCTGGTATTTATGGTTATAACTGTGGCAATTGTTGTGATGGGAATTCAGAAAGGAATTGAAAAATCATGTAAGATCATGATGCCTCTTCTGATTGTCTGCCTGATCGTCATTGTCATTCGCTCCTGTACCCTTCCTGGCGCAGGGGAAGGGATTAAGTTCTTCCTGAAACCGGACTTCTCCAAACTGACACCGGGAGCTTTCCTGTCAGCACTTGGACAGGTGTTTTTCTCCCTGTCACTGGGAACCGGAGCTACCATTACATACGGGGCATATCTGGGGAAAAACCAGAATATACCTAAGAGTGCCGTTAGTATTGCATTTTTCGACACCATGGTGGCTATGATCGCGGGGTTTGCCATTCTTCCGGCTGTATTTGCCTTTGGCTTCTCACCCACAAGCGGACCGAGCCTGATGTTCCAGACCCTTCCCGCAGTTTTTGACGAGATGACAGGAGGAAAGATTTTTGGAGTTGTATTCTTTGTGTTAGTGCTTTTTGCAGCGGTTTCTACCAGCATTGCATTTTTGGAGGTAGTGGTTTCCTTTGCTGTGAATACCTTTAAAGTCAGCCGCGCAAAGGCTTCCGTGATTTCCGCAGTGCTGATCACCTGCCTGGGTATTCCATGTGCCCTGAGCTTTGGAATCTGGAGTGACATCAAGATCGCAGGAAAAACCTTCTTTGACCTGGGAGATTACCTGGTGTCCAATGTATCTCTGCCAATCGGCGGAATCCTGGCCTGTATCTTTATCGGCTGGGTGTGGAAGAGCAAAAACGCAGAGAAGGAAGTTACGAATGAAGGGAAGATCAGCTTTAAGCTGGTTTCTGTATGGTCAGTGCTGATCAAATTTGTGCTGCCGGTTGTGATTTTCATTATTTTTGTGACTTCCAATCCGTGGATTATAGATCTGTTTCAGTAA
- a CDS encoding VanZ family protein: MKKFFILLLKPFSFLPALLVMYMIFSFSSQTGAQSGNLSYKISHEVIVTADKILNKHMSEERIAYYTDKIHTPVRKLAHMSEYFVLAVCVSLPLYVYGLRGILLILFAGIISVGFACTDEFHQSFVAGRGPSKRDVMIDSIGAFAGIILVQFLCWNALRRSRSKNRRRG; this comes from the coding sequence ATGAAGAAATTTTTCATACTGCTGTTGAAGCCGTTTTCTTTTCTCCCGGCACTGCTGGTCATGTACATGATCTTTTCTTTTTCCAGCCAGACGGGCGCACAATCCGGTAATCTCAGCTATAAAATAAGCCATGAAGTCATTGTAACAGCAGATAAAATATTAAACAAACATATGAGCGAAGAACGGATCGCCTACTACACAGACAAGATCCACACCCCGGTCAGGAAGCTGGCACACATGAGTGAATACTTTGTACTGGCTGTCTGTGTGTCCCTTCCCCTGTATGTTTACGGGCTGCGGGGTATATTACTGATTCTATTTGCAGGGATCATCAGTGTGGGATTTGCCTGCACCGACGAATTCCACCAGTCCTTTGTAGCGGGAAGAGGCCCCTCTAAAAGGGATGTGATGATAGACAGCATCGGTGCTTTTGCAGGCATTATTCTGGTACAGTTTCTCTGCTGGAACGCCCTGCGCCGAAGCAGAAGTAAAAACAGACGCCGCGGCTGA
- a CDS encoding biotin--[acetyl-CoA-carboxylase] ligase, with product MSTKSELLKLLESHRGEYLSGEELALRLGYSRTAVWKAMKSLREEGYRIAAVNNRGYALETDNDILSVEAVKIHLEHPDVFMQVEKEISSTNQYLKKRGIEENLPHGSFVAAEAQTEGKGRRGRSFYSPAGSGLYLSVLMRPKRTAQESLTLTAAAAVAVCRAVEQICGVFLGIKWVNDLYLGERKVCGILTEAVTDFETGDIELVIVGIGLNLRMPAGGFPKGLSGTAGAVLEDDVYVNRNLLTAGIINYLLEEAEKEGIPEEYISRNIVPGRHVRVAYGTQVRSVEAEKILPDGRLLIKNEQGEEEILPCGDVSLNLHEDRE from the coding sequence ATGTCAACAAAATCAGAGCTTCTGAAGCTGCTTGAGAGTCACAGGGGAGAATATCTGTCCGGGGAGGAACTGGCGTTAAGGCTTGGATATTCCAGAACAGCGGTGTGGAAGGCTATGAAAAGCCTCCGTGAGGAGGGATACCGGATCGCGGCTGTGAATAACAGAGGATATGCCCTTGAGACGGATAATGATATTTTGTCTGTGGAGGCAGTGAAAATACATCTGGAGCACCCGGATGTGTTTATGCAGGTGGAAAAGGAGATCTCATCCACCAACCAGTATTTGAAAAAAAGAGGGATTGAGGAGAACCTTCCCCATGGTTCTTTTGTGGCAGCGGAGGCCCAGACAGAGGGGAAGGGCAGGCGTGGGCGCAGCTTTTACTCCCCCGCGGGCAGCGGCCTCTATTTAAGTGTGCTGATGCGGCCAAAGAGAACGGCCCAGGAGAGTCTGACACTGACGGCAGCGGCAGCAGTTGCTGTCTGCCGGGCCGTGGAGCAGATTTGCGGTGTCTTTCTGGGCATCAAATGGGTCAATGATTTATATTTGGGAGAGCGGAAAGTCTGTGGTATCCTCACAGAGGCTGTCACGGATTTTGAGACCGGGGATATTGAACTGGTGATCGTGGGGATCGGCCTGAATCTTCGTATGCCGGCAGGCGGTTTTCCCAAGGGTTTATCCGGTACCGCCGGGGCTGTATTGGAGGATGATGTGTATGTGAACAGGAACCTGCTGACTGCCGGAATCATTAATTATCTGCTTGAGGAGGCAGAGAAGGAGGGGATTCCGGAGGAGTATATATCCAGAAATATCGTACCCGGCAGACACGTCCGGGTAGCTTACGGTACACAGGTGAGAAGTGTGGAGGCGGAAAAGATCCTGCCGGACGGCAGGCTTCTGATCAAAAACGAACAGGGGGAGGAAGAAATCCTTCCATGTGGGGATGTGTCACTGAACCTCCATGAGGACAGAGAATGA
- a CDS encoding ABC transporter permease, whose product MDFFTNFFVAAVLAGTPLLFGILGEIINEKSGHLNLGVEGMMSIGACAGFMMGYKTDNLLLALAAAFAAGMLGALIYAVLTVTFMADQNVTGLTLTIFGIGLSNFFGDFVREKTGAASLKLPAGILDSLGKVDIPVLSDIPVLGKLFFNYNIFVYLGIVAAILCGIYLHRTKAGLNIRAVGENPAAADAAGLPVTRLKYMNLMLGGGICGIGGAYCSMIICNGVWISNCVNGLGWIAVALVIFATWNPNKAVFAALVFGAFSVLKYYVPKSVIKIPDSIFDMVPFFMTILVLIVTSIRSSKENSQPQSCGVNYFREER is encoded by the coding sequence ATGGATTTTTTTACTAACTTTTTTGTGGCGGCGGTCCTTGCAGGTACTCCGCTTTTATTCGGGATTTTAGGTGAGATCATCAATGAAAAATCAGGCCATCTGAATCTGGGTGTGGAAGGTATGATGTCCATCGGTGCATGCGCGGGATTCATGATGGGATATAAGACAGATAATCTGCTTTTGGCCCTGGCGGCTGCATTTGCGGCGGGTATGCTGGGAGCCCTTATCTATGCTGTGCTCACGGTGACTTTTATGGCGGATCAGAATGTTACCGGTCTGACCCTCACCATTTTTGGTATTGGACTGAGCAACTTTTTTGGTGATTTTGTCAGGGAAAAGACAGGGGCTGCCTCCCTGAAACTGCCTGCGGGCATTCTGGACAGCCTTGGCAAGGTGGATATTCCGGTGCTGTCGGATATCCCGGTGCTGGGTAAATTGTTTTTCAATTATAATATCTTTGTTTATCTCGGAATTGTTGCAGCCATTCTGTGCGGTATATATCTGCACAGGACGAAAGCAGGCCTGAATATCCGCGCAGTGGGTGAAAATCCCGCGGCTGCAGATGCGGCAGGCCTTCCGGTAACAAGGCTGAAATATATGAACCTGATGCTGGGCGGAGGGATCTGCGGTATTGGCGGTGCCTACTGTTCCATGATCATCTGTAACGGTGTATGGATCAGCAACTGTGTAAACGGTCTTGGATGGATTGCCGTTGCGCTTGTTATCTTTGCCACCTGGAACCCAAATAAGGCTGTGTTTGCGGCGCTGGTGTTCGGTGCATTCAGTGTGCTGAAATACTATGTGCCAAAATCAGTCATCAAGATACCGGACTCCATTTTTGATATGGTGCCGTTCTTTATGACAATACTTGTGCTGATTGTCACATCCATCCGTTCTTCTAAGGAAAATTCCCAGCCGCAGTCCTGCGGTGTGAATTATTTCCGCGAGGAGAGATAA
- a CDS encoding ABC transporter permease — protein sequence MDETRKKEPLIRVEKRKERPAKQVRLLRLASVLLAIVAGGLFILCIGYNPFSVYATIVSGAFRSSMAFQATIKVMVPLLIPALGLTLAFKMRFWNIGAEGQIIMGAVFATFFALFCWDFPHWLLMICMFLAGMLGGALWGIIPAFFKAKFGTNETLFTLMLNYIALYLISFLRDGPWQDPNSSGFPKIARFGENAQLDKLFGVHVGWLIGLVLVAVVYIYLKYTKQGYEISVVGESRATAQYAGMNYKKIVLRTMAFSGAICGIAGMVQASGSDLTLTTSVAGGVGFTAIIVAWLAQLNPVGILVVSFLFSVLEKGSTVMQSSYGLSAYSADVLQGIILFFVLGCEFFVRYRFVTRKKGGKA from the coding sequence ATGGATGAGACAAGGAAGAAAGAGCCTCTGATTCGTGTTGAAAAGAGAAAAGAGCGCCCCGCAAAACAGGTGCGGCTGCTGCGTCTGGCTTCGGTACTGCTTGCCATTGTAGCCGGCGGCCTCTTTATTCTCTGTATTGGATATAATCCGTTTTCTGTATATGCAACCATTGTCTCTGGCGCGTTCAGAAGCAGCATGGCATTCCAGGCCACAATTAAAGTGATGGTGCCCCTGCTCATACCTGCCCTGGGACTTACCCTGGCATTTAAGATGCGTTTCTGGAACATAGGAGCTGAGGGACAGATCATCATGGGCGCAGTGTTTGCCACATTTTTTGCCCTGTTCTGCTGGGACTTCCCGCATTGGCTGCTCATGATCTGCATGTTTTTGGCAGGTATGCTGGGTGGTGCCCTGTGGGGGATCATTCCTGCGTTCTTTAAAGCAAAATTTGGTACCAATGAGACACTTTTTACACTGATGCTGAATTATATCGCACTGTATCTCATCTCCTTTTTAAGAGATGGCCCATGGCAGGACCCCAATTCATCAGGCTTTCCAAAGATCGCAAGGTTTGGGGAGAACGCGCAGCTTGACAAACTGTTCGGCGTGCATGTGGGATGGCTGATCGGGCTTGTGCTGGTAGCAGTGGTGTACATTTACCTGAAATACACAAAACAGGGATATGAGATCAGCGTGGTAGGCGAAAGCCGTGCCACGGCCCAGTACGCGGGTATGAATTACAAGAAGATCGTACTGCGCACCATGGCTTTCTCAGGCGCTATCTGCGGTATTGCAGGTATGGTGCAGGCCAGCGGTTCTGATTTGACACTCACCACGTCAGTGGCAGGCGGTGTGGGGTTCACAGCCATTATCGTGGCGTGGCTGGCCCAGCTTAACCCGGTGGGGATTTTGGTGGTATCTTTCTTATTCAGTGTGCTGGAAAAGGGAAGTACGGTCATGCAGTCCTCCTACGGACTGTCCGCATACTCTGCTGACGTGCTGCAGGGGATCATCCTGTTTTTTGTACTTGGATGTGAATTCTTTGTCAGATACCGGTTTGTTACCCGTAAGAAGGGAGGTAAGGCGTAA